Below is a window of Longimicrobium terrae DNA.
CCCGCTGTCGTGGCGCGCGACGGGCAAGGAGGACGGGCTCCCGTTCCGGACCTCATCCGCCGGACCCCGTACATCCGGCGGCTCCGCTGCGCACCGGCCCGCGCCGCGGCCCCGCCCGTCTTCGATCCCGAGAGTGATCCATGGCAAAAGTGCTGGAATGCATCACTCCAGAGCTGAAGGCCTTCATCGAGGCGCAGCCCGTGTTCTTCGTGGCCTCGGCGCCGCTTTCTGGTGAGGGCCACGTCAATCTCTCGCCCAAGGGGCTGGACTGCCTGCGCGTCCTGTCGCCCAGCCGGGTGGCGTACCTGGACCTGACCGGCAGCGGCAACGAGACCTCCGCGCATCTGCACGAGAATGGGCGCATCACCTTCATGTTTTGCGCGTTCACCGGGGCGCCCCGCATCCTGCGCCTGTACGGAACGGGCGAGGTGGTGCTGCCGGACACGCCGGCGTGGGGAGAGTTGGCCGGTCTCTTTCCCGCCTATCCCGGGATGCGGCAGATCATCACCGCGGAGATCTCGCGGGTGCAGACCTCGTGCGGCTTCGCGGTGCCGCTGATGGAGTACACGCGGCAGCGCGATACCCTGCCCCGCTGGGCCGAGGCCAAGGGCGATGATCTGCCCGGGTACCGGCGGGAGAAGAACGCGACCAGCATCGACGGGCTTTCCGCACCCCTGGCCGCGAGTCCGTCGCCCTCCGCCTGACGCCGTCCGCGTGGACGAGCGCCCCGAACGCAGTCTTCCCTCTTGAAAGACATCGCGATGTCAAAGGTTGTCGCCATCATGTCCATGTCGCTCGACGGCTTTGTCGCTGATCGCGACGACGGCGTGGGCGAGGTGTTCGACTGGTACTTTCACTCCGGGGATGTTGAGTTCGGCACCGGGGGATCGGACCCCATGACGTTCAAGGTGTCCGCGCCGAGCGCCGTGCACCTGCGCGCGCTGTGGTCCGAGCTTGGCGCCGTGCTCACCGGCAGGCGCACGTTCGAGGTCGCGCAAGGCTGGGGCGGGCATCACGCGTGGGGGCCGGCGTTCGTGGTGACCCACCAGGTGCCCGATGGCTGGCCGCGCCCCGGATCGACCGTGCACTTCGTGACGGACGGCATCGAGAGCGCCGTCCAGCAGGCCAGGGCCGCCGCCGCCGGAAAGTCCGTCGGCGTGCACGGCGCCGACACCATCCAGCAGCTTCTGAACGCCGGCCTGCTGGACGAGCTTCACATCGACGTCGCGGCGGTCCTGCTGGGCTCCGGCATCCGGCTGTTTGACCAGCTGGCCGGCACGCCCGCCATCCTCGGCAACCCCACCGTGATCGCGGGCGACGGCGTAACGCACCTGCGCTACCCGGTCCTCAAGGCGTAGTCCGGCGCTTCACCTGCCCGCGGTGCGGCTGAATCCAGGTGCCCGCATCACCCGAATCGATGATCGCGTGACCGAAACGTACTCGCTGGACCAGTGGATCTGGACCGAGGCGGACTTTGAGCGGATGGGCTGGCACGATGCCACCATCCGCGCGATGGGATTTCCGGGGGACGAGTGGACGTTCGCGCTCGACATCGACTACATCCTGCAATGGATCAATCCCGCGCCCGGCGAAACGCACTTCAGCTTCTGGGTCGCGCCCGCGACGCTGGTGTTCGAGAACGTCTCTGATCTGCGGATCGACGTGGAGCCGCAGGGTGAGATCTCCATTCAGGACCTGCGGCGCGATGATGAACAGCCGACCCTCGCGGGGTTCCAGGGGCCGCCGCTGCACTGGCGCTGGACGCTGGACTGCAACGAGGGCGAGATCACGCTGCGCGCCACCGGGTTTCGCCAGATCTTTCGCGGCGCTCCGGTGCGGTGCGGCGGGCAGACCCTGTCCGGCGAGCAGCGCGGCGGCATCTCGTTCAGCGAGGTGCCCGCGGCTCCCGCTTCCTGAACCGGTCAGCGCATCCCGCCAGCGCCGCGCCCGCCGCCGTCGCGTCCAGCGGCCGACGGCTTACACACTTCGCCCGCACGGGTCCGAGACTGATGGAGGTTGTGATCTGGAGAGACAGCGTCGCGATGGGCGACGACATCGAGGCGCCGCACGAATGGGTGGTGCCCGTCGCGGCGGACGCCGCGATTGGCGCGGTCGTGGAGGAGATGCTGCGCGTGGGCTACCTGGCGAGTATCGCGGGCGGCCGCGCGACGTGGATCGTGGAAGGCGCGCAGCCGCTGGCGGTGGTGGCGCAGCAGTGGGCGGCGCCCCGGTGGCTCGCCGACCCCGAGCTACCTGTGTCGACGGTGCGGCGCCCGGACGGCCGTCCGGATCTCCAGATCCGCTACTGGTGCCAAGCCGATCCAGACCGCGTCTTTGACAGTCTGCGCACCGGCGCGCCGCTGCCGGACCGCTACGGCGGGTGATGGCGGCAGTCGTTGCGCTGAGGCCTGCGGGAGAGCCGGATGCTGGAGTACGCGATCGCCCTCGAACGCCCTGAACCGGTCCGAAAACGTCACCAGTTGTACGTTCCAACTAATTAGAACAGGAAGGCTGGAGGCGAAGCTCGAGGGTAAGCACAGCGGATGAGAAATTCTGTCGGTCAGGCCGTCTACAGGGGATAGTTTGCTGCCGGATCCCTCCCGAGCTACCCTTGATACGGAAAAAGACCCATGGAATTCGTCACAATTTCTGGAGTTGTAAGCCATTGCCGAGTTATCTCGCACACTTCCGGCAACATCCATGGCCGGCACGGAGGAAGGGTTCAAACAACTCACAACACGATGTTTCGCATCGCCGGGAAGCCTGTCGTGATGAGTGGTACCATCAGCGTCGACGACGGAGATGATGTCACGGCGGCTGGCCGACCCGGCAGAGAAGGCTTGACGGTTTTCGCTCTACGTGACAACGCTTCTGGATTTACAACTACGATCCAGGCCGACAGCCTGTACGCGATCGTCGGATTACTGATCCTGTGCGTGGGACTGGTCTGCGGTTCTGTAGTCATAGGGGAATCTTCAGGTTTCTCGCTGGGGGGAGTCATATCTCTACTGCTGCCCTGGGTCGCAGGAGGCTTGCTCATCAGGAAGTTCATCCACGAACGCAACCGAATCCACGCTGCACTTGCGACACTCGACCAAGCGCAGTGAGGCGTCTTGGAAATCCCTTGGCGGGATGCGAAAAACAGGTGCCGCGCGCCTTTGTTCTGAAAGCACGTGCTCGGGGATCACATAGCTGAGCAGGAGTTGGCCAACGGCAGCGCGGGACCGTGCTCCCACGCTTTCGCCATTTGCGTCTGGCTGAGAGTCGAAACGTAGCGCTTCTCAATCCCAACGTCCCAGACACCTGATGGCGATCTCCAGAACCCGGGGCTGCGTCTACGCGCTGCTGGGAACCATGCTGCTCCTGATGGGATCATGCTGGCTCCTGCTCGACGAGATGATGACGGAACGGATCCACACGTACAAACCCGTGGAAGCGGTCGCGCGCGGCGATCAGGAGGAGCTCGGCTCCCGGTGCTCCAATTTCGAACTGCCGGAAGCGACCGTCTGCATGGAGTGGTTCACGTACGACAACGACGTCATCAACCACCCTCCCTACAAGCTCACCATCCGGGTCAGCCCCAGGACGACGGATCTCAGGCGCGTGACGGTGGAGGATGTCTCGCTGTCCTCCAGCCGTGGCCGACGCTACGCATTCGCGGATTCCATCCGCTTTCCCGTAGCAGTCGGGCTGGACACCATGCGTTCATGGCTGAAGCTGGAGCCGGCCCTGGCCTTTGACCACCGTGGGGGCGAGACGATCCGGACGCAGACGCGGCTGCGGCTGAGCCTGCCGTCCGGCGACCGGGTGGTCGTGCTCCGCACCCGCTGGGTGCCGACCGTCGTGGAACGCTTCAGTCCCATCGTCTGATCCGCGGATCGGCGGAGCCGGGTAGCGTTGTCATATCCACGGCCCGCCTGTACCCTTATGCCTGGCCGCACACCCGCCGGGCGGTCGCGGCGGCCGTCGTGCCCCGGACCGCCCGCTCGTACTCATCGCATTCACGAAACGCCCCTCCTCCATCAAATGCGCATCAGAACCGTACTTTTCGCCCTTCTCCTGAGCTGCACCGCGGCCGCCGCGAACGCCCAGGGCACCGCCCAGCTCGTGGAGCACACCGCGCTGGGGGGCAAGGTGGCCCTCATGGCGCCGGCCGACTTCTCGCGCATGTCGCCGGAGATGCTGCGCGCCAAGTACCCCACGCAGCGCCCGCCCACGGAAGTGCTGTCCAACGAACGCGGCACCGTCAGCATCGCGTTCAACCACACGCAGCAGGCCATGGCGCCCGCGCAGATCCGCGAGGCCCACGCCGCGCTGGAGGGGCAGCTGAAGAGCACGTTCCCCACGGCGCGCTGGAACCGCAGCGAGGTGGTGCGCCGCGGCACTCAGGACGTCGCCGTGCTGGATTTCTGGTCGCCCACGGCGGACGGTGAGGTGCGCAACATCATGGTCGTGTCGTCGGTGGATGGCCGGGCGATGATCGTGAGCTTCAACGTCACGCGTGAGCTGGAAGGCGAGTGGGGCGCGGTCGGCGAGCGGATCATGAACTCCATCCGCGTGGCCGGCGTCGTGAATCCCATCTAGGCCGGTGCCACGGGAGACATCCACGGCCAGGGCAGATCCCCCGCTGGCGTTCGCCCCGGCCGGATGACCCTCGGGCGCGGCACCCCGCCGCGCGTGACGATCATCCCCCGCCTCCCCCACCCTCCATTCCGCGGTACCCCCATGAAGCACCTGTATGAACCGGCGACGGCGGCCGAGATCAGGGCACGGCTGCTGAACCTGCGGCCGGACAGCGCGCGGCAGTGGGGCACCATGAGCCCGGGGCAGGCGGTGGCGCACTGTGCCGCGGGCGTGCAGATGGCGCTGGGCGACACGCTGCCCCGGCGCGTGCTGATCGGGCGGCTGCTGGGGTGGATCATCAAGCCGCTGGCGCTGGGCAACGAGGCGCTCATGCGCCGCAACTCGCCCACCGTGCCGGAGATGCTGGTTCCCGGCGAGCGCGACCTGGACGCCGAGCGCCGGCGCCTGGCCGGGCTCATCGACCGATTTACGGAGAACGGGCCCAGCGGCTGCACCACGCATCCCCACCCGTTCTTTGGCCGGCTCACGCCGCGCGAGTGGGCCGTGCTGATGTACAAGCACCTGGACCACCACCTGCGGCAGTTCGGGGCGTAGGCGCACCGCATCCAGCAGCGGCGGGCGGATCATGATCGAGCCGCCTCGCGAACAGAACCGTGGTTGCGCGGGCGGACGGTCGCGCGCGCCCGAGTCGATCCACCACCAGCCCGGCGCGGCGAGGATGTTCTCGCCCGCCGGGCTCCGGCGTTGTGGCCTGCTGTGCACCGCGCCGCGAAACCCGGGCGCGGCACGGCGCGTACCTGCGCGCATCAGTCAGCCGTGACGATGGCAGCCAGCGGCGGCGACCGCGCGCCCTGGCCCACCGGACGGCGCACCTCCATCCCTGGACCCAACCTCGTCCATGCTCGAACGCGACGAATCTCTGTTTCTGACATTCGCGGTTGTCTGGCTCTCGCTGGGCATCGGCGGCACGCTCTACATCCGCTCACTGCCCACCGCGGCCGAAAAACGCCGCGCTCACCGGGTCCTGGCGGTGATCGCGGGAGTGGCGTTCGGCGCCTTCGCGACCTGGCTCTTTCCCCCCTCGGCCGTCTTCATGCTGCCGGCGATCGTGCTGATCACAATGCTCAATCTGCGCAACACCCGCTTCTGCGATCAGTGCGGCAAGATGACCCAGGTACAGCCTTTTCAGCGGGTAGACTTCTGCCCACGCTGCGGAGCCCCGCTGCCGGCTTCCTGAACGGGTGGATGACAAAGGTTCTCGCCCGCCGGGCTCCGGCGCTGCGGCCTGTCGTGCACCGCACGGCGAACCCGGGCGCGGGGCGATCCGCAATCGCGCCAGGCAGTCAGCCGTGGTGATGACAGCCGGGCGGCGCCGGCGACCCCGCTCCTGGCCCGCCGGACGGCGCACATCCATCTCTGACCCGTCTCGTCCATGAGCGACGAATCTCAGTTTCTGACCTTCGCCGTTGTCTGGCTCGCGCTGGGCATCGGCAGCACGCTGTACGTCCGCTCGCGGCCCACCACGCCCGAAAAGCGCCGCGCGCACCGCATCATGGCGGTGGGCGCCGGAGTGGCGTTCGGCGCTCTCACGACATGGTTGTTCCCCTCCTCGGCCAGCTTAATGCTGCCGGTGGTTGTGGTGATCACCGTGCTCAACCTGCGCAACACGCGCTTCTGCGACCACTGCGGAAAGATGGTGCACATGCGGCCCTTTGAGCGGATGGACTTCTGTACGCGCTGCGGCGCCCCGCTACCTGCCCCCTGGGCGGATGGATGACGAAATGAGGACCAACCAGAGCGCAAGTCCGTCAGGCGCGGGCCGGAGCAGCCGGCCGGAGGACATCGCCGTGAACATGGACCATGCTCCCGAAGGCACCCAAGCTGCCGCGATCGCGGGGATTCAGCGTGGATTGCGGGGGATGTACGAAGGAACCGGACAAGATGCAGAGGAAGCCTTTGCTTCCCTGGAACGTGAGCTCGGGATCGTGGACGGGTGAACCCGCGGCGCCCTTTGCCTCGTACATGAGCGCAAAGGCGCCGCAACGTTTATCTTGACTGCACGGCGGCGTTCCCGTTTCCGTAAATCCCGTCAGCGTGAGGACACCATGGCAGGCCAGCGCACCTACAACGACGACGAAGTCCGTGAGATTTTTGCCTCCGCCGCGCAGAGGGAACTGGCCGAGCCCCGGCCGGGCGCGTCGCAGGGGCTGAGCTTGGTGGAGCTGCAGGACATCGGGCGCGAGGCGGGGCTGGACGTGGCGGAGGTCACTCGCGCCGCGGCCGCCCTGGACGCACACACCGCGCAGCTTCCGGTG
It encodes the following:
- a CDS encoding pyridoxamine 5'-phosphate oxidase family protein, producing the protein MAKVLECITPELKAFIEAQPVFFVASAPLSGEGHVNLSPKGLDCLRVLSPSRVAYLDLTGSGNETSAHLHENGRITFMFCAFTGAPRILRLYGTGEVVLPDTPAWGELAGLFPAYPGMRQIITAEISRVQTSCGFAVPLMEYTRQRDTLPRWAEAKGDDLPGYRREKNATSIDGLSAPLAASPSPSA
- a CDS encoding dihydrofolate reductase family protein is translated as MSKVVAIMSMSLDGFVADRDDGVGEVFDWYFHSGDVEFGTGGSDPMTFKVSAPSAVHLRALWSELGAVLTGRRTFEVAQGWGGHHAWGPAFVVTHQVPDGWPRPGSTVHFVTDGIESAVQQARAAAAGKSVGVHGADTIQQLLNAGLLDELHIDVAAVLLGSGIRLFDQLAGTPAILGNPTVIAGDGVTHLRYPVLKA
- a CDS encoding DUF1569 domain-containing protein, translated to MKHLYEPATAAEIRARLLNLRPDSARQWGTMSPGQAVAHCAAGVQMALGDTLPRRVLIGRLLGWIIKPLALGNEALMRRNSPTVPEMLVPGERDLDAERRRLAGLIDRFTENGPSGCTTHPHPFFGRLTPREWAVLMYKHLDHHLRQFGA
- a CDS encoding zinc ribbon domain-containing protein, producing the protein MLERDESLFLTFAVVWLSLGIGGTLYIRSLPTAAEKRRAHRVLAVIAGVAFGAFATWLFPPSAVFMLPAIVLITMLNLRNTRFCDQCGKMTQVQPFQRVDFCPRCGAPLPAS
- a CDS encoding zinc ribbon domain-containing protein, encoding MSDESQFLTFAVVWLALGIGSTLYVRSRPTTPEKRRAHRIMAVGAGVAFGALTTWLFPSSASLMLPVVVVITVLNLRNTRFCDHCGKMVHMRPFERMDFCTRCGAPLPAPWADG